In Arachis stenosperma cultivar V10309 chromosome 1, arast.V10309.gnm1.PFL2, whole genome shotgun sequence, one DNA window encodes the following:
- the LOC130962623 gene encoding pentatricopeptide repeat-containing protein At2g17670, whose product MGKIPPAFRSAVTNPQFRNPSSLLPPSSPSSKPHHFPKKTPSHFPGKSRKPNNQQQPPKTPVLFKSPSLQEAKTVFNSIIKTSDSANASIDPRFHNSLLQSYASISTFDDSVAFLRHMSAANPSFSPDRSTYHILLSQTCNNDSPPDSPSSLSPIHKTLNLMVKDGVSPDKSTADVAIRSLCSAGRVDHAVELFKELSLKHCVPDTYTFNCIVKHLCKCRSLSTVYGFIDEMRDSFGFKPDLVTYTILIDNVCNTKNLREALRLVSVLNEEGFKPDCFLYNTIMKGYCMLSRGSEAIEVYNKMKDDGVEPDLVTYNTLIFGLSKCGRVVEAKKLLRVMAEKGFFPDEVTYTSLMNGMCRKGDALGALALLGEMEDKGCCPNSCTYNTLLHGLCKSRLLEKAMELYGLMKSGGLKLETASYATFVRALCRDDRIAEAYEVFDYAVESKSLTDVVAYSTLESTLKWLKKAKQKGQAV is encoded by the coding sequence ATGGGAAAAATACCACCTGCATTTCGATCCGCTGTCACAAACCCTCAATTCAGAAACCCATCTTCTCTACTTCCTCCGTCCTCTCCATCCTCCAAACCCCATCACTTTCCCAAGAAAACCCCTTCTCATTTTCCCGGAAAATCCCGAAAACCTAACAACCAGCAACAACCTCCGAAAACCCCCGTTCTCTTCAAATCCCCGAGCCTCCAAGAAGCCAAGACCGTCTTCAACTCCATAATCAAAACCTCCGATTCCGCAAATGCTTCCATTGACCCTCGATTCCACAATTCCCTTCTTCAATCCTACGCTTCAATCTCCACCTTTGACGATTCTGTCGCTTTTCTCCGCCACATGTCCGCTGCAAACCCTTCCTTCTCCCCCGACCGATCCACCTACCACATCCTCCTCTCCCAAACCTGCAACAACGATTCGCCTCCTGATTCCCCCTCCTCCCTTTCCCCAATTCATAAAACCCTAAATCTGATGGTCAAAGACGGCGTCTCCCCCGACAAATCCACCGCTGATGTCGCCATTAGGTCGCTCTGTTCCGCCGGAAGGGTAGACCACGCTGTTGAATTGTTCAAAGAGCTTTCTTTGAAGCATTGTGTTCCAGACACTTACACTTTCAATTGCATTGTTAAACATCTATGTAAGTGCCGTAGCTTGAGTACTGTTTATGGATTCATTGATGAGATGCGTGATAGTTTCGGCTTTAAGCCTGATCTTGTTACTTACACGATTTTGATTGATAATGTGTGTAATACTAAGAACTTGAGGGAGGCTTTGAGGTTGGTTAGTGTGCTCAACGAGGAAGGGTTTAAGCCCGATTGCTTTTTATACAATACGATTATGAAAGGGTATTGTATGCTGAGTAGGGGGAGCGAGGCGATTGAGGTTTATAACAAGATGAAGGATGATGGGGTAGAGCCTGATCTTGTCACTTATAACACTTTGATTTTTGGGTTGTCGAAATGTGGAAGGGTTGTGgaagctaaaaagttgttgcgAGTTATGGCGGAAAAGGGCTTTTTCCCCGACGAGGTGACTTATACTTCGCTGATGAATGGTATGTGCAGGAAAGGGGATGCACTGGGTGCGTTGGCGTTGTTGGGAGAAATGGAGGACAAGGGGTGCTGTCCGAATTCGTGCACGTATAACACCCTGCTACATGGGTTATGTAAGTCTAGGTTGTTGGAGAAGGCAATGGAATTGTATGGACTGATGAAATCAGGTGGTTTGAAGCTTGAGACAGCTTCTTATGCCACGTTTGTTAGGGCACTGTGTAGGGATGATAGAATCGCTGAGGCCTATGAAGTGTTTGATTATGCAGTTGAAAGCAAGAGTTTGACGGATGTTGTTGCTTACTCGACATTGGAGAGCACGCTTAAGTGGCTCAAGAAGGCAAAACAAAAAGGTCAGGCAGTTTAA